AGCATCTTCAAAAATACCTCGATGAATTCTGCTACCGATTCAACCGCCGTTTCTGGCCTGGGCAGGGCTTCGACCGCCTCTTGAGGGCCTGCTCCAGTGCCACCCCTGTCACCTATGCGGAGTTAAGGGGATAGCCACGAAAACTTAAGCGTGAACGAATACCTGATAGGTGTGAATGTCGACCACACTTTGACCCTGGACCATGGCCTCAAGCTGGTGGTGGAAACTGGATGGGCGCATGCCGGAGGGCTCCAGAAAAGTATCTGGACCCCCAGGTTCGTCAATGCTGCCAGGGATTCCTGGAAAGTTGCCGGAGGATTTCAGTATACGTTCTAGCAGTATCTTGAGCTCGAAAACGCTTCAAACAAGTGCGCCCAGAGCGCCCGCCAGTTCTCCAAGCACCATGGCCGCTCCCAGAAAATCGCCGTTCACGCCATGCTGCCGCCTGGCCAGGCGGACCAGGAAGAACGTCACCAGACAACCCGCTGCCAACCCCCAGAACACTGCTCCGGGAGAACTTAAGGCTAAACCCAGGATCAACGATTGGACCAGGGTGACCGCAAAAACCTTCGGTCCAGCCCCGGGTGCGAACAGTGACGACAATCCCGGCCGGGCCATATTTTTGCACAGGCACAGAACAACCACACTCACGAATCGCCCCAGGACAAAACACCAGCAGATCGCGCCCAGCCGTCCCTGACCCGACAAAATTCCAAAAGCCAGTATTTGCCCAACCAAGGCCATTACCAAGCCAAGCACTCCGAATGGCCCGCACCGGCTGTCCTTCAGGATTGTCCAGAACCTGTCCCCGCACGCCCTGCTTCCCCAGGCATCGGCGATGTCGGCCAGTCCGTCCGCATGCAGCCCCCGCGTGAGCCAAAGACTCATACCCGTCACCATCCATCCCTGGACCCACGCGTATTCCGAAAAAAGACCCGCCAATGCCGGGGTTAAGGAAACAACGCCCACCACAAGCCCGACCAAGGGGAACCAGTACAGAGTCGCGGGAAAATCCTCCTGATTCACAATTTTCGGAGGACCGAAACGGGTGAGAAACGACAGGGCATTGAAAAAATCACACAGGTGCATAGTGTATCAGCGCCTCTCGATGCGTATGGATACGGCGGTTCCACAAGCCAGATCCAGGGCCTGGGCAGCGGAATCCTGGTTCATGGCCAGCTCCAGGTACCCCTGGCTTCCTTTGATGATTCCGACCTGACCAGGCTCCAGCCGTTCGTACGTCAGTACCGGAAGCAATGGAACCTCATGCGGTGAAGCCAGGGCAGGTCGTTTCCCTTTGAAAACAACTGTTTCCCAATCTTCTGAATCGAGATTCAGCAGGCAGTTCCCGAACCGGTCAACATGGAGCACCACGGCATCCACTCCATCGACCGTACGTTCGGGCTCTGCTTCGGGAAGACGGACCAAGGAATGAGGGTTTATCTCCGCGCCCAATTCGCTCGTTGCCGTGCCGCACAAGATGCGAGCGGCCAATGGGGCGAAGAGGTCACGGCCGTGGAACGTGGCGCTGGCTCGCCCCCGCCAGGCGGGAGTGACGTCACGCACCAGGCTCGCCCCCGCCTTGTGCAGCAGGAACGTAAGCAACCCGTTGTCCGGGGCCAGGAAGTATTGGCGGTACTTCTCCAAGAGCACAATCCGCCGGTTGCCGCCCACCCCAGGGTCTACCACGGAAAGAAACACCGCTCCCTCAGGAAAGTGGTTCTGGCTGGCGGCCAGAAAAAATCCCGCTTGAAGAATATTGTAGGGTTCAACCTGATGGCACAAATCAACCAGGATTGTATCGGGACAATGGCGAAGAAGCGCGCCCTTCATCTGGCCGGCATACGGGTCTGAAAGGCCGAAATCGGTGAGCAGCACTGCGTGGCGGGGCATGTGGGCTCCTGGAAGGCGGCGCCCAGGCAACTGCGAGCGGGATGCTCCCTTGGCGGGGCTGGACGGTCGTCCTGGTGCGCGGTTCAGCGTTCCTGGTTGTCCAGGGTCAAGTTGAAAGCCACGGCATAGAGATGATGGAAGAAGTCCACATATTCCAGATACACGTTGTCTGGCACGTTGATGCGGGCTGGTGCGAAGTTGATGATGCCGCGCACGCCGGAGTCAACCAGATAGTTGGCAGCGCGCTGAGCACGCTCGGGCGGAGTTGTGATGAGCCCGATGGAGATGCCCAGTTCTTCCACTTTTTCCTTCAAGCGGCGTGAGCAGATGACCTCCAGGCCGGAGACCTCCTCGCCAATCTTGAAGGGATCGCAATCGAAGGCGCCTATGATGTGGAATCCCCGGCGCTGAAAATCCTGGTGCCGCAAAAGCGCCTTGCCCAGGTTGCCAACTCCCACCAATGCCGCCTTCCAGACTCGGTCCACGCCCAGGGCCTGCTTGATGGAATTGATCAGGTCCTGCACGAAATAACCGACCCCACGCACGCCGAACTCACCAAAATAAGCGAGATCCTTACGGATCTGGGATGGATTGACGTTGCAGGCCTTGGCCAGGACTTCAGAAGACAGAACCTCTGATCCTTCCCGGCTGAAACTCTCCAGCACTTGGACATAGAGGGCCAGCCGCTGGATTGTGGCGCGTGGGATGTGCTCGCTTTTCACGGTACCGAAGCTTTTTGTTCGATGCGTTGCCGTGCCCGGAAAAAAAACCGGGAGGCCCTGTGGGGGCCTCCCGGCGGCACTTAATGCAATTAGGCGCCCAGGGGCTTAACGAACATGAGGATCAGGCAGACGACCAGGGCGTAAATGGCCAGGGACTCGATGAAGGCCAGGCCCAGAATCAGGGTGGTGGTCAGCTTGCCGCCGATCTCGGGGTTGCGGGCCATGCCTTCGCAAGCGCCCTTCACGCCGATGCCCTGACCGATGCCGCAGCCCAGAGCGGCCAGGCCCATGCCGATGGCGGAACCGATGGCGGCCATGGGGCCGACGGAGCCGGCGCCGTCAGCGGCGAAGGCAAGGGAAGCGAGGCCAAGCATGGCGATGGTGTTCACGACGGTGAGCAGAGTCTTACGCATGGATATTCTCCTCATTAGAGTATGTTGTTTGGTCAGATGACCATTTCCCCCGATTTTAGTGGGCGTGTTCGAAAGCTCCCTTCAGGTAGACAAGGGTCAGCATGAAGAACACGAAGGCCTGAATGAAGTCGGCCAGCATGAACAGGAAGTACAGCGGGAACGTGGCGGCGATGGGCGCCAGCATGAAGAGCAGGATCAGCACCAGTTCTTCACCGCGGATGTTGCCGAACAGACGAAGCGTCAGCGACAGGGGCCTGGCCAGGTGGCTCATGAATTCGAGGATGAGCATCATCGGAGCCAGGGCGGGCATGGGGCCCATGAAGTGCTTGATGTAACCGGGGCCCCAGTTCCTAATGCCCCAGTAGTTGTAATAGATGAAGACGAACAGGGCCATGGCGGCGTTGTGGTTAACGCTGTTGGTGGGCGAGTCGAAGCCCGGAATCAGCCCCATGAAGTTGCCGGTCAAGATGTAGAGGAAGATGGCCACGAGAACCGCGGTGACCTTGCGCCCGTCTTCGCCCATTGTCTCGACAATGAAGTTCTCGAGTCCCCCAATGGTGAACTCGAAGAAATTTTGCAGACCGCCCGGCACCATCTTGAGACTCGCGGACGTCATGAGCCCCAAGGTGACCAGAACGGCAATGGCCAGCCACGAGAAAAGAACTTCGTTGGGGATTTGAAGCCCCGCACCCTTGGCCGCCAACTCCAAAAACAATACTGGATGATCCAACCCGCCAGCCATGTCCTAGGCCTCCTTCGCGCTATTAGACCCAGCCCGTCTCAGGGCCCCCCACACCAAAATCGTCACCATTACCGTGGACATGCCGGTGAGTATGGCCCACACCGGCCATCCGGCTTCCACGATCATCACATACAAACCCGCGCCCGTGATGCCCAGGCGCACGAAAAACCTGAAAAACGCCCCGCCCACGGCTCCCGCGGTGCTGGAGAGCAGCCCCTGGGCGAAACGAACCATCCACCAGAAGTTGACCGTGACCAGAAAGGCTCCGCAGGAGTAGGCCACCCCCCAGGTGCCCAGCCCGGACAGCACCAGGGCCGTCAAGCTGGTCACCAGAGCCATCACGATCTGGTCTCGCAACAGGGCGCGCCCTTCGAGGTGATGGAAGCCGGCCTTGGCCAAAAGCTGGTCCAGGAGCTTACGCATCGCCCGGACCTCTCTTTTGCTCGGCCTTTCCGTCCGGCGTATCCGCCGATGCAGCCTCTGGGGCGTTACCAAGGGACTGGGTCTTGCTCATCTTCATGGCGTCCAGGTACATGACGCGAAATCCCGCTATTATGCCCATGATCAGCCAGAAGAGAAGACCCCAGGGTGACGTGTCGAACCACTTGTCGCAGTAGTATCCGAACACCAGCCCAACAATTGTGTGGGCAACGAAGTTGGTGCCCATCACGGCGGCCTTTTCGATGCCCTCCCAGGTCCCTTTGTCCCGTTTCTTAAAGATCAACCGCAACCTCCCCGGCGCCTTCCCGGCGAGCGGTCGGACAACCACGGTACTCGTGCATTGCTTCACAAGTGCGGGAGGCCTACCACAGGCGTACGCTTTCCGTCAACGCGCCATCGCCTTTAAACTGGTTTTTTTCAGGATTATTTTTCCGCGAGAAACGGGGATATGCCTGCGTTCCACAAACTCAGCGGGCAGCTTGTGCAATTTCGCCACAAACTCCCGTCAGGGAAGCACCTCGGCCTCGAATTCCCGTTTGCCGTTCTCGTAGCGCACCATGATCACGGGTTTGAGCGGCGGACTTAAGGGTTCGGAGTAACTGATATCCCCCGTTACCCCGGAGTACTTCCTGGTGGCTGAAAGGGCCCTGCGTACCTGGACCGGTTCGGACGATTTGGCCCGGCGCACCGCATCAGCGATAAGCCCCACGGTATCGTAGCCCAGGGCCGCGAAACCGCTCTCGGGCTCCGCTCCGCAAGATGCCTTCCAGTCCGCCACGAACCGCCGCACTTCCTGGCGCGGGCTGTCGTACGACACATGGGTGGAAAAGAAAATCCCTGAAGCCGCCTTGTCGCCCAGTTGGGACAAGAGAGGGGTGTCAAACCCGTCCCCAGAGAAAATAGGGCCGGCGTACCCGGCTGTACGCAAGGCAGTGACCGAAGGAACGAGATCTTCCGGGACACCCGACACGAAAACCGCCTGGCATGTGCCCGACGTCAGGCAGGCTGGCAGCGCTCCGCCAAGGGGGTTGGGGCTGGCAGCAGAGAAGTGCTGGCGAGCCGGGATGTTTCCGCCGCGGGTGACGTATCCCTTTGTGAAATACCCGGACAGGGCCGTGGTGAAGGCGAAGTCCCTGTCCGTCAGGACGAACATGGACTGGATGTTCTTGCGGCGCAGCACGAACTTGGCCACGGCCTTGCCCTGGGCGTCGTCCCCGAAACAGGTCATGAAATAGTAGGGCCCCAGCATGCGGGGCAGGGTGGGGAGAGTGGCGCCGGCCGTGATGAACGGGATGCGCGCCTGAGTGGCAACCTCGCCAGCCACCAGGGCGGAGTCCGAATCGTTCAGTCCCGCAATTGCGCAAACCCCGGCCTGCGTGAGTTCCTTGGCGGCTTCACGGCAGCGCTCCGGGTCAGAGGCTCCATCGCGCACTTCAAGGGCCAGCGGCCGCCCGAGCACCCCGCCGGAGCGGTTAACGCGCTCCACAGCGAGCTTCATCCCCTCCAGCCCGGGTGCGTCTATCGAGGCCATGGTCCCTGTGAGATTGTACACCACGCCTATGACCACAGGCTTGGCCGCAGAGGACGGAACAGCGAATGCCGCCAACATGGCGAAAACGAGCAGTGCGCGCATGAAACCACTCCTTAAGATGGTGGGACGCCATATCGTCTGGGGCGCCGTCGAGGACCTGGAAGAAGACTCCTAGCCCGGCCGGGAGTTCGTTCGCAAGACAACGCTAGAGCACACGGGCATCCGTTCATGCCTAATTTCCAAGACTCGCGCAACGCCGTTCGGCTTGCCCACCCAAGACATCAAGGCTATGGACCTCAAAACATTCTTCCCCGGACATCCCATGAAACACCTCTTTGCGCTGCTGTTTGTTCTGACCCTCATCCCGGGCTGTTCCATCGGCCCGGCCAAGCTCCCCGCCACCCGCATGGACTACAACATTGCCGTGCAGCGCTCGAGCAACGAGGAGATGCTGCTCAACCTGGTGCGCATGAAGTATTTCGAACAGCCCCTCTTTATGCAGGTGGGATCCATAGCTTCCAGCTTCAACTACAACGTCTCGGGCTCCGCCACCGGCACATTCCCTGACCAGAGAGATTTTTTGCGCGGTGTTTACTATACCTACTTGCCTTCCATCACGGCGCAGTATTCCGATACCCCCACCGTCACCTACACGCCTTTCCAGGGACAAACCTATGCCCAGCAGTTCCTGGCCGAGCTGGACTTCGAGCGCTTCGTGGTGCTCTACCGCTCGGGCTGGGACATCGAGTACCTCATGAAGGTGCTGGTCACTCGAATAGGACGCCTTGACCATAGCTTCGACACCCGCTCTGGGTTCATAAACCAAGCAGAACATCAGAACTTTCTTGAACTCACCGAGATCATCGCCCGAATGGACGACCGCGGCGAATTGGACATCGTCACGGCGTCACCCGGGAAGGACAAGCCCAACATCACGTTGATGACCATGCGGGTACGGCATCCCTCCATCATCAAGCGCATTGAGCATCTCACCGGGGTGGAACTCAAAACGCACACCAACGAGCACGGATTCCTGGTGGCCAAGGTGCAGCTTGTGCACGTCAAGGAGCGTGAGCTGGCCCAAGGCTCCAAGGAAAACGGAGGGTTTGCCACCATGGCGTTCACCCTTCGCAACTGTCTGCGGGCCATGGACGTTTTAGCCCAGGGCATCGATACCCCCAAGGAACTCGTCTCGAAAAAGGCCGCCTTCGACCTGCGATCCCAGTTCTCCGACGTGATGGACATCCGTTCTTCCCGTACACGTCCTTCCGACACGTATGTTGCCGTGAACCACGGCGGCTGGTGGTATTATATCCGCAACGAGGATGCCCGCTCCAAGGAGATCTTCCAGCTCATGCTCAACATTTTCGCTCTGCAATCCGCGGATCCTCCCAAAAACGCCCCGGTCTTGACCCTTCCCGTGGGCGGCAATTAGGGTGCGA
The sequence above is drawn from the Desulfovibrio sp. genome and encodes:
- the atpE gene encoding ATP synthase F0 subunit C, whose protein sequence is MRKTLLTVVNTIAMLGLASLAFAADGAGSVGPMAAIGSAIGMGLAALGCGIGQGIGVKGACEGMARNPEIGGKLTTTLILGLAFIESLAIYALVVCLILMFVKPLGA
- a CDS encoding SAM-dependent chlorinase/fluorinase — protein: MPRHAVLLTDFGLSDPYAGQMKGALLRHCPDTILVDLCHQVEPYNILQAGFFLAASQNHFPEGAVFLSVVDPGVGGNRRIVLLEKYRQYFLAPDNGLLTFLLHKAGASLVRDVTPAWRGRASATFHGRDLFAPLAARILCGTATSELGAEINPHSLVRLPEAEPERTVDGVDAVVLHVDRFGNCLLNLDSEDWETVVFKGKRPALASPHEVPLLPVLTYERLEPGQVGIIKGSQGYLELAMNQDSAAQALDLACGTAVSIRIERR
- a CDS encoding ATP synthase subunit I; the encoded protein is MRKLLDQLLAKAGFHHLEGRALLRDQIVMALVTSLTALVLSGLGTWGVAYSCGAFLVTVNFWWMVRFAQGLLSSTAGAVGGAFFRFFVRLGITGAGLYVMIVEAGWPVWAILTGMSTVMVTILVWGALRRAGSNSAKEA
- a CDS encoding ABC transporter substrate-binding protein encodes the protein MRALLVFAMLAAFAVPSSAAKPVVIGVVYNLTGTMASIDAPGLEGMKLAVERVNRSGGVLGRPLALEVRDGASDPERCREAAKELTQAGVCAIAGLNDSDSALVAGEVATQARIPFITAGATLPTLPRMLGPYYFMTCFGDDAQGKAVAKFVLRRKNIQSMFVLTDRDFAFTTALSGYFTKGYVTRGGNIPARQHFSAASPNPLGGALPACLTSGTCQAVFVSGVPEDLVPSVTALRTAGYAGPIFSGDGFDTPLLSQLGDKAASGIFFSTHVSYDSPRQEVRRFVADWKASCGAEPESGFAALGYDTVGLIADAVRRAKSSEPVQVRRALSATRKYSGVTGDISYSEPLSPPLKPVIMVRYENGKREFEAEVLP
- a CDS encoding adenosylcobinamide-GDP ribazoletransferase; translated protein: MHLCDFFNALSFLTRFGPPKIVNQEDFPATLYWFPLVGLVVGVVSLTPALAGLFSEYAWVQGWMVTGMSLWLTRGLHADGLADIADAWGSRACGDRFWTILKDSRCGPFGVLGLVMALVGQILAFGILSGQGRLGAICWCFVLGRFVSVVVLCLCKNMARPGLSSLFAPGAGPKVFAVTLVQSLILGLALSSPGAVFWGLAAGCLVTFFLVRLARRQHGVNGDFLGAAMVLGELAGALGALV
- a CDS encoding redox-sensing transcriptional repressor Rex, with the translated sequence MKSEHIPRATIQRLALYVQVLESFSREGSEVLSSEVLAKACNVNPSQIRKDLAYFGEFGVRGVGYFVQDLINSIKQALGVDRVWKAALVGVGNLGKALLRHQDFQRRGFHIIGAFDCDPFKIGEEVSGLEVICSRRLKEKVEELGISIGLITTPPERAQRAANYLVDSGVRGIINFAPARINVPDNVYLEYVDFFHHLYAVAFNLTLDNQER
- the atpB gene encoding F0F1 ATP synthase subunit A yields the protein MAGGLDHPVLFLELAAKGAGLQIPNEVLFSWLAIAVLVTLGLMTSASLKMVPGGLQNFFEFTIGGLENFIVETMGEDGRKVTAVLVAIFLYILTGNFMGLIPGFDSPTNSVNHNAAMALFVFIYYNYWGIRNWGPGYIKHFMGPMPALAPMMLILEFMSHLARPLSLTLRLFGNIRGEELVLILLFMLAPIAATFPLYFLFMLADFIQAFVFFMLTLVYLKGAFEHAH
- a CDS encoding AtpZ/AtpI family protein, whose translation is MGTNFVAHTIVGLVFGYYCDKWFDTSPWGLLFWLIMGIIAGFRVMYLDAMKMSKTQSLGNAPEAASADTPDGKAEQKRGPGDA